From the genome of Acidobacteriota bacterium, one region includes:
- a CDS encoding dipeptidase, producing the protein MPADPLDIHRRAFVADLHCDTLLFIKTGLDVSIRNETGHVDLPRLKQGGVNLQVFACFLPVQIPADEAVAWVDELLGLLVVTTARNEQEVAICTTTAEARRTVAEGRIAAVLSIENGQAIAGNLHNLEYFYRRGVRSMTLVHAVSHDWCISSADPEPAFDGLTDFGRDVVREMNGLGMIVDISHLSLEAVRQVLEVSKAPIIASHSCVHALCPHHRNLSDDQIQAVADTGGMIGVNFCGAFLLPEFFLVSTAFTEAHEEEYEAVLELMSGMHKDDAYRLRFKKLSPFLDAWSTKMLSVPTAVTMVADHIDYIVNLVGPEYVGLGSDFDGIIHPPIDLADCSMMPNITRELVRRGYAEADIRKILGENFMRVFAQVCDR; encoded by the coding sequence ATGCCGGCGGACCCGTTGGACATTCATCGGCGTGCCTTCGTCGCGGACCTTCACTGTGATACACTCCTGTTTATCAAGACCGGCCTCGACGTATCCATAAGAAACGAGACCGGCCACGTCGATCTGCCCCGGCTGAAGCAGGGCGGCGTCAACCTCCAGGTCTTCGCCTGTTTTCTGCCCGTACAAATCCCGGCCGACGAGGCCGTCGCCTGGGTTGACGAACTGCTCGGCTTGCTCGTTGTCACCACCGCCCGAAATGAACAGGAGGTCGCCATCTGCACGACGACGGCTGAAGCACGGCGGACTGTCGCCGAGGGCCGCATCGCCGCCGTGCTGTCAATCGAAAACGGGCAGGCCATCGCCGGTAACCTGCACAACCTGGAGTACTTCTATCGGCGCGGCGTCAGGTCCATGACGCTTGTGCACGCCGTCTCGCACGACTGGTGCATCTCATCGGCCGACCCCGAACCGGCCTTCGACGGCCTGACTGACTTTGGGCGCGACGTTGTGCGCGAAATGAACGGCCTCGGCATGATCGTCGATATCTCACACCTGTCTCTCGAGGCCGTCAGGCAGGTGCTCGAGGTATCGAAGGCTCCCATTATCGCGTCTCACTCGTGCGTCCACGCGCTCTGCCCCCATCACCGGAACCTGAGCGACGACCAGATTCAGGCCGTGGCCGACACCGGCGGTATGATCGGCGTGAACTTCTGCGGCGCCTTTCTCCTGCCCGAGTTCTTCCTGGTGTCCACTGCCTTCACCGAGGCTCACGAGGAGGAATACGAAGCCGTCCTGGAATTGATGAGCGGCATGCATAAAGACGACGCATATAGACTGCGTTTCAAGAAACTCTCACCCTTTTTGGACGCCTGGAGTACGAAGATGCTGTCCGTTCCGACCGCCGTGACCATGGTCGCAGATCACATCGACTACATTGTCAATTTGGTCGGTCCGGAATACGTCGGCCTCGGCTCCGATTTCGACGGCATAATTCACCCGCCGATCGACCTGGCGGACTGCTCGATGATGCCGAATATCACGCGCGAACTCGTCCGGCGCGGGTACGCCGAGGCTGACATCAGAAAGATTCTGGGCGAGAACTTCATGCGAGTGTTCGCCCAAGTGTGTGACCGGTAG